One window of Sinorhizobium numidicum genomic DNA carries:
- a CDS encoding Gfo/Idh/MocA family protein, translating into MAIEGTSTENRQKRIRLGMVGGGSGAFIGAVHRIAARLDDHYELVAGALSSTPEKAEASGRELGLDPARVYSDFKEMAIREAKLKNGIEAVAIVTPNHVHYAAAKEFLKRGIHVICDKPLTSTLADAKKFKKAVDESDALFVLTHNYTGYPMVRQAREMIANGDIGAVRLVQMEYPQDWLTENIERSGQKQAAWRTDPARSGAGGSTGDIGTHAYNLGCFVSGLELEELSADLDSFVSGRQLDDNAHVMMRFKAKDGARAKGMLWCSQVAPGHENGLMVRVYGTKGGLEWTQKDPNYLWYTPFGEPKRLLTRAGAGAGPAAGRVSRVPSGHPEGYLEGFANIYSEAARAIFAKRNGAKVDSAVTYPTIDDGMKGMIFVDACVQSSKRNGAWIKV; encoded by the coding sequence CGCAAGGCTCGATGACCACTATGAGCTGGTCGCGGGTGCGCTATCGTCGACGCCGGAAAAGGCCGAGGCCTCCGGCCGCGAACTCGGACTCGATCCGGCGCGGGTCTATTCGGATTTCAAAGAAATGGCGATCCGCGAGGCGAAGCTGAAGAATGGCATCGAGGCCGTGGCGATCGTGACGCCGAACCATGTTCATTACGCCGCCGCGAAGGAATTCCTGAAGCGCGGCATCCATGTCATCTGCGACAAGCCGCTGACCTCGACGCTTGCAGACGCGAAGAAGTTCAAGAAGGCGGTCGACGAAAGCGATGCGCTTTTCGTGCTGACGCATAATTATACCGGCTACCCGATGGTGCGGCAGGCGCGCGAAATGATCGCGAACGGCGATATCGGCGCAGTTCGCCTCGTGCAGATGGAATATCCGCAGGATTGGCTGACCGAGAACATCGAGCGGTCCGGCCAGAAACAGGCAGCGTGGCGCACCGATCCGGCCCGTTCCGGCGCCGGCGGCTCCACCGGCGATATCGGTACCCATGCCTATAATCTCGGCTGTTTCGTCTCCGGCCTCGAACTCGAAGAACTCTCGGCCGATCTCGACAGCTTCGTCAGTGGGCGGCAGCTCGACGACAATGCCCATGTGATGATGCGCTTCAAGGCGAAGGACGGGGCGCGCGCCAAGGGCATGCTCTGGTGCAGCCAGGTGGCGCCCGGCCATGAAAACGGTCTGATGGTGCGCGTCTACGGCACCAAGGGCGGCCTTGAATGGACCCAGAAGGACCCGAACTATCTTTGGTACACGCCTTTCGGCGAGCCGAAGCGTCTGCTGACGCGCGCCGGGGCCGGGGCGGGACCCGCGGCTGGCCGTGTTTCGCGTGTTCCCTCCGGCCATCCGGAAGGCTATCTCGAAGGCTTCGCCAATATCTATTCGGAGGCCGCCCGGGCGATTTTCGCCAAGCGGAACGGCGCCAAAGTGGATTCTGCGGTGACCTATCCGACGATCGATGATGGCATGAAGGGCATGATCTTCGTAGACGCCTGCGTGCAGTCCTCCAAACGCAACGGCGCCTGGATCAAGGTCTGA
- a CDS encoding GFA family protein produces the protein MKGGCLCGAVRYEAKRAPLYAGFCHCRDCQRVTGTGHSCYIIFSRSDVDFAGELRAYEKFAENGNVTVRHFCAACGSQIFSSGPPDDDRWTIYAGTLDDTSLFEPADAVFTRSRPHWDRLALQLDECETLPD, from the coding sequence ATGAAGGGTGGATGTCTGTGCGGCGCGGTACGCTATGAGGCGAAACGAGCGCCGCTTTATGCCGGTTTTTGCCATTGCCGCGATTGTCAGCGAGTGACCGGCACCGGCCATTCCTGCTACATCATTTTCTCGCGTAGCGATGTCGATTTCGCCGGCGAACTCCGGGCCTACGAGAAATTCGCTGAAAACGGCAATGTCACGGTCCGGCATTTCTGCGCTGCCTGCGGCAGCCAGATCTTCAGCTCCGGTCCGCCCGACGATGATCGATGGACGATCTATGCGGGCACGCTCGACGACACCTCGCTGTTCGAGCCGGCCGATGCGGTTTTCACCCGCAGCCGCCCGCACTGGGACCGGCTTGCGCTCCAGTTGGATGAGTGCGAAACACTCCCGGACTGA
- a CDS encoding MetQ/NlpA family ABC transporter substrate-binding protein: MKNILLAASLAMAFLAGAARAETIKIGVTPGPHAQIIEKVKEVAATKDLDIEILEFSDYVVPNQALADGELNANSFQHKPYLDNQVTDRGFDIVSVAYTVNFPMGVYSKKVKSLDELADGATVAIPNDPTNGGRALLILADKGLIKLKEGASLKVGPADVIENPKNLTFAELDAAQLPRSLDDVDAAVINTNYALEAGLDPAKDPIAREGEKAPYVNIIAVNSKDKDAPWVKTLVESYQNDTVKAFINDTFKGSVIAGW; the protein is encoded by the coding sequence ATGAAGAATATTCTCCTAGCAGCATCGCTTGCCATGGCCTTTCTCGCCGGCGCGGCGCGCGCCGAAACCATCAAGATCGGGGTCACCCCCGGTCCGCACGCGCAGATCATAGAAAAGGTCAAGGAAGTGGCGGCCACAAAGGATCTCGACATCGAAATCCTGGAATTCTCGGACTACGTGGTTCCGAACCAGGCGCTTGCCGATGGCGAGCTCAACGCCAACTCCTTCCAACACAAGCCCTATCTCGACAATCAGGTTACTGATCGCGGCTTCGACATCGTCAGCGTCGCCTATACGGTCAACTTTCCGATGGGCGTCTATTCGAAGAAGGTGAAGAGCCTGGACGAGCTCGCCGACGGCGCGACAGTCGCGATTCCGAACGATCCGACCAATGGCGGGCGCGCGCTGCTGATCCTTGCCGACAAGGGGCTGATCAAGCTCAAGGAAGGCGCCAGCCTCAAGGTCGGGCCGGCCGATGTGATCGAAAATCCGAAGAACCTCACCTTTGCCGAGCTCGATGCCGCCCAGCTTCCGCGCTCGCTGGACGATGTCGACGCCGCCGTCATCAACACCAATTACGCGCTCGAAGCCGGCCTCGATCCGGCAAAAGACCCGATCGCTCGCGAAGGCGAAAAGGCGCCCTATGTCAACATCATCGCCGTCAACAGCAAGGACAAGGATGCGCCCTGGGTCAAGACTCTGGTCGAGTCCTACCAGAACGATACGGTGAAGGCCTTTATCAATGACACCTTCAAAGGATCGGTCATCGCGGGTTGGTGA
- a CDS encoding GH1 family beta-glucosidase, translating to MIEAKKLAERFPGDFIFGVATASFQIEGASKADGRKASIWDAFSNMPGRVFGRHNGDVACDHYNRLEQDLDLIKSLGVEAYRFSIAWPRIIPEGTGPINEKGLDFYDRLVDGLRTRGIKAFATLYHWDLPLALMSDGGWTARTTAYAYQRYAKTVIARLGDRLDAVATFNEPWCSVWLGHLYGVHAPGERNMDAALAALHFTNLAHGLGVEAIRSERPNLPTGIVINAHSVYPGSNSAKDKAAAERAFDFHNGVFFGPIFKGEYPEGFLSALGDRMPLIEDGDMKTIAQPLDWWGLNYYTPMRVSHDPAAGAEYPATVNSKPVSDVKTDIGWEVYAPALGTLVETLNARYDLPDCYITENGACYNMGVENGAVDDQPRLDYIADHLAVTADLIAKGHPMRGYFAWSLMDNFEWAEGYRMRFGIVHVDYETQVRTIKKSGYWYKELAEQFPKGNHEPA from the coding sequence ATGATCGAAGCCAAGAAACTGGCAGAGCGCTTCCCCGGCGACTTTATCTTCGGCGTTGCCACCGCATCTTTCCAGATCGAAGGTGCGAGCAAGGCGGACGGTCGCAAAGCCTCGATCTGGGACGCTTTCTCGAACATGCCCGGCCGAGTCTTCGGGCGGCACAACGGCGATGTCGCCTGCGATCACTACAACCGGCTGGAACAAGATCTCGATCTCATCAAGAGCCTCGGCGTCGAGGCCTACCGCTTCTCGATCGCCTGGCCGCGTATCATTCCTGAGGGCACGGGCCCAATCAACGAGAAGGGACTCGATTTCTACGACCGCTTGGTCGACGGTTTGAGAACGCGGGGCATCAAGGCCTTTGCGACGCTTTACCACTGGGATCTGCCGCTTGCGCTGATGAGCGACGGCGGCTGGACGGCGCGGACCACCGCCTATGCCTACCAGCGCTATGCGAAAACCGTGATCGCCCGGCTCGGCGATAGGCTCGATGCGGTCGCGACCTTCAACGAGCCGTGGTGTTCGGTCTGGCTGGGCCATCTTTACGGCGTCCATGCGCCCGGCGAGCGCAATATGGATGCAGCGCTAGCGGCGCTCCACTTCACCAACCTCGCCCATGGTCTCGGCGTCGAAGCGATCCGCTCGGAACGGCCGAATCTGCCCACCGGCATTGTCATCAACGCCCATTCGGTCTACCCGGGCAGCAATAGCGCCAAGGACAAGGCCGCGGCCGAGCGCGCCTTCGATTTTCACAACGGCGTCTTCTTCGGTCCGATCTTCAAGGGCGAGTATCCGGAGGGCTTCCTCTCGGCGCTCGGCGACCGCATGCCGCTGATCGAGGATGGCGACATGAAGACGATCGCACAGCCGCTCGACTGGTGGGGCCTCAACTATTATACGCCGATGCGGGTCTCGCATGATCCGGCTGCAGGTGCCGAATATCCGGCGACCGTCAATTCGAAGCCGGTGAGCGACGTGAAGACGGATATCGGCTGGGAAGTCTATGCGCCGGCGCTTGGCACCTTGGTCGAAACGCTCAATGCACGCTACGACCTTCCCGACTGCTACATCACCGAGAACGGCGCCTGCTACAACATGGGCGTCGAGAACGGCGCCGTCGACGATCAGCCGCGGCTCGATTACATCGCCGATCATCTGGCGGTGACGGCGGACCTGATCGCCAAGGGCCATCCGATGCGCGGTTATTTCGCCTGGAGCCTGATGGACAATTTCGAATGGGCGGAAGGCTATCGGATGCGCTTCGGCATCGTCCACGTGGACTATGAAACGCAGGTGCGCACGATCAAGAAAAGCGGCTATTGGTACAAGGAACTGGCGGAGCAGTTTCCGAAGGGCAACCACGAGCCGGCATGA
- a CDS encoding methionine ABC transporter permease: MSPDLLLLIGKATLDTLRMVAIAGLIGSLIGLPIGIFLATSGKRELFHAPNANRIIGLIVNATRSTPFIILVVAIIPFTRLVTGTSIGTKAAIVPLTIATIPFFARLVEAAIRDVDKGLIEAARAMGATPMQIVSKVLLAEARPALTLAFTMTIVSLIGYSAMVGAVGGGGLGDLGIRYGYQRFMPDVMLIVVVVLIVLVQLVQSAGDRFARRFDKRSRKN, from the coding sequence ATGTCGCCTGATCTTCTGCTTCTCATCGGCAAAGCCACGCTCGACACGCTGCGCATGGTGGCGATTGCCGGCCTCATCGGTTCGCTGATCGGCCTGCCGATCGGCATCTTCCTGGCGACCAGCGGCAAGCGCGAGCTGTTTCACGCGCCGAACGCAAACCGCATTATAGGCTTAATCGTCAACGCCACCCGCTCGACACCCTTTATCATCCTCGTTGTCGCGATCATTCCCTTCACGCGGCTGGTTACCGGCACGTCGATCGGCACGAAGGCGGCGATCGTTCCCCTGACGATTGCGACCATTCCCTTCTTCGCCCGTCTCGTAGAGGCGGCGATCCGCGACGTCGACAAAGGGCTGATCGAGGCGGCGCGCGCCATGGGTGCGACACCGATGCAGATCGTCTCGAAAGTGCTGCTCGCCGAGGCCCGGCCGGCACTGACGCTCGCATTCACCATGACCATCGTCAGCCTCATCGGTTACTCCGCAATGGTCGGCGCAGTCGGCGGCGGGGGCCTCGGCGATCTCGGCATCCGTTACGGCTATCAGCGCTTCATGCCGGACGTGATGCTTATCGTCGTGGTCGTGCTCATCGTGCTGGTGCAATTGGTGCAGAGCGCCGGCGATCGCTTTGCCCGCCGCTTCGACAAGCGCAGCCGCAAAAATTGA
- a CDS encoding methionine ABC transporter ATP-binding protein, protein MTVPLSELSPADASVVFDGVSKRFAASGESGAFTALDNVSLTIGRGSITGIIGRSGAGKSTLIRLVNGLEKPSDGKVLVDGVDVGALDEAGLRSLRRSIGMIFQHFNLLSSRTVFGNVALPLEIAGMDRRSIEARVRPLLDLVGLADKHGRYPAELSGGQKQRIGIARALATEPKLLLSDEATSALDPETTQSILELLKRINAELGLTVLLITHEMEVVKAVTSSVAVIDRGEIVERGHTFDVFTHPKHETTRALLSGLPGSKLPEAIARDLRPIAGVGDRIVVRLTFFGAAAERPLISQLIKSIGAEVNIIAGTIDEIGGRPYGSLVVAYAADAETSGKAQRFFGENGLVTEVLGYVA, encoded by the coding sequence ATGACCGTTCCTCTTTCCGAGCTTTCGCCTGCCGATGCTTCAGTCGTCTTCGACGGCGTTTCGAAGCGCTTTGCAGCATCCGGTGAAAGCGGCGCTTTCACCGCCCTCGACAATGTCAGCCTGACGATCGGCCGCGGTTCGATCACCGGCATCATCGGCCGCTCCGGCGCGGGTAAATCCACACTGATCCGGCTGGTCAACGGCCTCGAAAAGCCTTCGGACGGCAAGGTTCTTGTCGACGGTGTCGATGTCGGCGCGCTCGACGAGGCGGGACTGCGCAGTCTCCGGCGTTCGATCGGCATGATCTTCCAGCATTTCAATCTGCTCTCGTCCCGCACCGTATTCGGCAACGTCGCGCTACCTCTGGAAATCGCCGGCATGGACCGGCGCTCGATCGAAGCGCGGGTGCGGCCGCTTCTCGACCTTGTCGGCCTTGCCGACAAGCATGGCCGCTATCCAGCCGAGCTTTCCGGTGGACAGAAGCAGCGCATCGGCATTGCCCGCGCGCTTGCGACCGAACCCAAGCTGTTGCTCTCGGACGAGGCGACGTCGGCGCTCGATCCGGAAACAACCCAGTCTATCCTCGAGCTCCTGAAGCGGATCAATGCCGAACTCGGGCTGACCGTTCTGCTCATCACCCACGAGATGGAGGTGGTGAAGGCCGTCACGTCGAGTGTCGCGGTGATCGACCGGGGCGAGATCGTCGAGCGCGGCCACACCTTCGATGTCTTCACCCATCCGAAACATGAGACGACGCGCGCGTTGCTCTCCGGGCTGCCGGGCTCGAAACTGCCCGAGGCAATCGCAAGAGACCTGAGGCCGATAGCCGGCGTCGGTGATCGCATCGTCGTCCGCCTCACGTTCTTCGGGGCGGCGGCCGAGCGGCCGTTGATCTCGCAGCTCATCAAGTCGATCGGCGCCGAGGTCAACATCATCGCCGGTACGATCGACGAGATCGGCGGCAGGCCTTACGGGTCGCTGGTGGTCGCCTATGCGGCGGATGCCGAAACGTCGGGGAAGGCCCAGCGCTTTTTCGGCGAGAACGGATTGGTCACGGAGGTGCTCGGCTATGTCGCCTGA